From Ramlibacter tataouinensis, the proteins below share one genomic window:
- a CDS encoding AzlD domain-containing protein, with protein MSAARTDLWTLLVIGGLAGVTVLTRCFFFILDRPWTLPAWADRALQYAPVAALAGVVVPEVVMQAGHLVPNWQDARLFAAPVGALLYFWRRSVLLTITGGMAVYLPLHLALGW; from the coding sequence ATGAGCGCGGCCCGCACCGACCTCTGGACCCTGCTGGTGATCGGCGGCCTGGCGGGGGTGACGGTGCTCACGCGCTGCTTCTTCTTCATCCTCGACCGCCCGTGGACGCTGCCGGCGTGGGCCGACCGTGCCCTGCAGTACGCACCGGTGGCGGCGCTGGCCGGCGTGGTCGTGCCCGAGGTGGTGATGCAGGCCGGGCACCTGGTCCCCAACTGGCAGGACGCGCGCCTGTTCGCCGCGCCGGTGGGCGCCCTGCTCTACTTCTGGCGCCGCAGCGTACTGCTGACCATCACAGGCGGCATGGCTGTGTACCTGCCTCTGCATCTGGCGCTCGGCTGGTAA
- a CDS encoding AzlC family ABC transporter permease yields MFFLRANYSHPVFRQAAREMLPAATGIAAWGLMTGVAMVKSGMSVVEALAMTFLVYAGSSQLAAIPLIVAGAPFWVILATGFCVNLRFVVFSLHLRPYLMHLPRWRRLVNGFLTADMSYAMFTRRYPQPGRTVAERQEQEAFLAGNYFVTWASWMATSVVGILLGNLIPSSWGLGFAGVLCLVGILCSLANTPLRRLAAVVAGAAAVAAYALPLKLNIVAAIAVAVAVSFWLEKKAPPAWRQVA; encoded by the coding sequence ATGTTCTTCCTGCGTGCCAACTACAGCCATCCCGTGTTCCGCCAGGCGGCGCGGGAGATGCTGCCGGCGGCCACCGGCATCGCCGCCTGGGGCCTGATGACGGGCGTGGCCATGGTCAAGTCGGGCATGAGCGTGGTCGAGGCGCTGGCCATGACCTTCCTGGTCTATGCCGGCAGCTCCCAGCTGGCGGCCATCCCGCTGATCGTCGCCGGCGCGCCGTTCTGGGTGATCCTGGCCACCGGCTTCTGCGTGAACCTCCGCTTCGTGGTGTTCAGCCTGCACCTGCGGCCCTACCTGATGCACCTGCCGCGCTGGCGCCGGCTGGTCAATGGCTTCCTCACCGCCGACATGAGCTACGCGATGTTCACCCGCCGCTATCCGCAGCCCGGCCGGACCGTGGCGGAGCGGCAGGAACAGGAGGCCTTTCTCGCGGGCAACTACTTCGTGACCTGGGCCAGCTGGATGGCCACCAGCGTGGTCGGCATCCTGCTCGGCAACCTGATCCCGAGCTCCTGGGGGCTGGGCTTCGCCGGCGTGCTGTGCCTGGTCGGCATCCTGTGCTCGCTGGCCAACACGCCGCTGCGCCGCCTCGCGGCCGTGGTCGCCGGCGCCGCCGCCGTGGCCGCCTATGCGCTGCCGCTCAAGCTCAACATCGTGGCAGCGATCGCCGTGGCGGTGGCCGTGAGCTTCTGGCTCGAGAAGAAGGCGCCGCCCGCCTGGAGGCAGGTGGCATGA
- the fmt gene encoding methionyl-tRNA formyltransferase — protein sequence MRVIFAGTPEFARVALERLHAAGLAIPLVLTQPDRPAGRGMKLQASPVKAFALQHGIAVAQPRSLRLDGKYPEDAAAAKSAIEAARADVMVVAAYGLILPPWVLAAPRLGCLNIHASLLPRWRGAAPIHRAIEAGDAQTGVTIMQMDAGLDTGDMLLAAGVAISEADTTGRLHDRLAELGGRLIVEALQQAAGGRLQAQAQPAEGVSYAHKIDKAEAAIDWAQPAAAIARRIRAFDPAPGASATLAGETIKLWAAQALPDAGGAPPGAIVAAGPAGIDVGCTPGLLRVTELQRPGGKRLPAADFLRGFELPPGRRFD from the coding sequence TTGCGCGTCATCTTCGCCGGCACGCCGGAGTTCGCCCGGGTGGCGCTCGAGCGCCTGCACGCCGCCGGCCTGGCCATCCCCCTGGTGCTGACCCAGCCGGACCGGCCGGCCGGCCGCGGCATGAAGCTGCAGGCCTCGCCGGTGAAGGCCTTCGCGCTGCAGCACGGGATCGCGGTGGCGCAGCCGCGCAGCCTGCGCCTGGACGGCAAATACCCCGAGGACGCCGCCGCCGCGAAATCGGCGATCGAAGCCGCCCGTGCCGACGTGATGGTGGTGGCCGCCTATGGCCTGATCCTGCCCCCGTGGGTGCTGGCCGCACCGCGCCTGGGCTGCCTGAACATCCACGCCTCGCTGCTGCCGCGCTGGCGCGGGGCGGCGCCGATCCATCGGGCGATCGAGGCCGGCGATGCGCAGACCGGCGTGACCATCATGCAGATGGACGCCGGGCTGGACACCGGCGACATGCTGCTGGCCGCGGGCGTGGCCATTTCCGAGGCCGACACCACCGGCCGGCTGCACGACCGGCTGGCCGAGCTGGGCGGGCGGCTGATCGTCGAGGCGCTGCAGCAGGCCGCCGGCGGCCGCCTGCAGGCGCAGGCCCAGCCGGCCGAAGGCGTCAGCTACGCGCACAAGATCGACAAGGCCGAAGCGGCGATCGACTGGGCGCAGCCGGCCGCGGCGATCGCGCGGCGCATCCGGGCTTTCGATCCGGCGCCCGGCGCCAGCGCGACGCTGGCGGGCGAGACCATCAAGCTGTGGGCGGCGCAGGCGCTGCCGGACGCCGGCGGCGCGCCCCCCGGCGCCATCGTCGCCGCCGGCCCGGCCGGCATCGACGTGGGCTGCACCCCGGGCCTGCTGCGCGTCACCGAACTGCAGCGCCCGGGCGGCAAGCGGCTGCCGGCGGCGGACTTCCTGCGCGGCTTCGAGCTCCCGCCCGGCAGGCGCTTCGACTGA
- the def gene encoding peptide deformylase codes for MSLLAILQYPDPRLHTVAKPVQAVDARIQQLIGDMLETMHDAKGIGLAATQVDVHERLIVIDVSEDHNQPLVLINPRITWASEEKQVNEEGCLSVPGIYDGVERSTAIKVEALDENGKLRTIEAEGILAVCIQHEMDHLLGKVFVEYLSPLKRNRIKTKMLKARRDTVRA; via the coding sequence ATGTCCCTGCTCGCCATCCTCCAGTACCCCGACCCCCGCCTGCACACCGTCGCCAAGCCGGTGCAGGCGGTAGATGCGCGCATCCAGCAGTTGATTGGCGACATGCTCGAAACCATGCACGACGCCAAGGGCATCGGGCTGGCGGCGACCCAGGTGGACGTTCACGAACGCCTGATCGTGATCGACGTTTCCGAGGACCACAACCAGCCGCTGGTCCTGATCAACCCGCGCATCACCTGGGCGAGCGAGGAGAAGCAGGTGAACGAGGAAGGCTGCCTGTCGGTGCCGGGCATCTACGACGGCGTGGAGCGCTCGACCGCCATCAAGGTCGAAGCCCTGGACGAAAACGGCAAGCTGCGCACGATCGAGGCCGAGGGCATCCTGGCCGTGTGCATCCAGCACGAGATGGACCATTTGCTCGGCAAGGTGTTCGTCGAATACCTGTCGCCGCTCAAACGCAACCGGATCAAGACCAAGATGCTGAAGGCGCGCCGGGACACCGTGCGCGCCTGA
- a CDS encoding LysM peptidoglycan-binding domain-containing protein: MQEHSQKITDSELAPQGHRAGKAWTLAAAVAAALLANAAYAQNYPVTPQQRSTAQQVAQAGVPLSELAPNAPDQYTVKRGDTLWGISGVFLKSPWRWPELWGMNLQEISNPHLIYPGQMLVLEKIDGRARLRVAGGDSDPGTVRVSPRTRVEPIGDASVPTLKSHLIEAFLAEPLIVEESVLNLAPRIVAVPENKVLITRGDRAYARGPSAAPLMPTTTSRNDAYRVFRNAKPLLDPVTRGVLGWEAQYVGKASLVRGESVQAGAQPVGWFNWTGNPNTVVPATIDIVSAKEEIRVGDRLLPEPPRQFTNYVPHAPAAALAGSIVSVYGDAVSIAGQNQVVVIDKGLADGVDNGTVMAILKSGRAGVDRTQPGEHANMQLPDERNGLLMVFRPFDKLSYALILEINDAVQVGDRVINPK; this comes from the coding sequence ATGCAAGAACACAGCCAGAAGATCACGGACTCAGAGCTTGCCCCCCAAGGCCACCGCGCCGGAAAGGCCTGGACCCTCGCCGCGGCGGTGGCCGCCGCCCTGCTGGCCAATGCCGCCTACGCACAGAATTATCCGGTGACGCCGCAGCAGCGCTCGACCGCGCAGCAGGTGGCGCAGGCCGGCGTGCCGCTGTCCGAACTGGCGCCCAACGCACCCGACCAGTACACGGTCAAGCGTGGCGACACCCTGTGGGGCATTTCGGGCGTGTTTCTCAAGAGCCCCTGGCGCTGGCCGGAACTGTGGGGCATGAACCTGCAGGAAATCAGCAATCCGCACCTGATCTACCCCGGCCAGATGCTGGTGCTGGAAAAGATCGACGGCCGCGCTCGCCTGCGGGTGGCCGGGGGTGACAGCGACCCGGGCACCGTGCGCGTGTCGCCGCGCACCCGCGTCGAGCCGATCGGCGACGCCTCGGTGCCGACGCTGAAGTCGCACCTGATCGAGGCCTTCCTGGCTGAGCCGCTGATCGTGGAAGAGTCCGTGCTGAACCTGGCGCCGCGCATCGTCGCCGTGCCGGAAAACAAGGTGCTGATCACGCGGGGCGACCGCGCCTATGCCCGCGGCCCGTCCGCGGCGCCGCTGATGCCGACCACCACCAGCCGCAACGATGCCTATCGCGTGTTCCGCAACGCCAAGCCGCTGCTGGATCCGGTCACCCGCGGGGTGCTGGGCTGGGAGGCCCAGTACGTGGGCAAGGCATCGCTGGTGCGCGGCGAGAGCGTGCAGGCGGGGGCGCAGCCGGTCGGCTGGTTCAACTGGACCGGCAACCCGAACACCGTGGTGCCCGCGACCATCGACATCGTCTCGGCCAAGGAAGAAATCCGCGTCGGCGACCGGCTGCTGCCCGAGCCGCCGCGCCAGTTCACGAACTACGTGCCGCACGCGCCGGCCGCCGCCCTGGCCGGCAGCATCGTCTCGGTCTACGGCGACGCGGTGTCGATCGCCGGCCAGAACCAGGTGGTGGTGATCGACAAGGGCCTGGCCGACGGCGTCGACAACGGCACCGTGATGGCGATCCTCAAGAGCGGACGCGCCGGTGTGGACCGCACGCAGCCGGGCGAGCACGCCAACATGCAGCTGCCGGACGAGCGCAACGGCCTGCTGATGGTGTTCCGGCCCTTCGACAAGCTGTCGTACGCCCTGATCCTCGAGATCAACGACGCGGTCCAGGTCGGCGACCGCGTCATCAATCCCAAGTAA
- the dprA gene encoding DNA-processing protein DprA, whose translation MEREELAGWLRLALAPGIGNSAARKLLGAFGLPEAIFRQGRAALEQVVTPAQAEALRSEPAELPGLVEATWQWLTAADARQPRHALTLADARYPAALLQIADPPLILYVTGPLAQPWPAGLAMVGSRNPTPQGIGNARQFAAAFARSGWTVVSGLALGIDAAAHEGALEGAAAGTLATIAVVGTGLDRVYPKQNLALAHRVAQQGLVVSEYPIGTPPLAANFPRRNRIIAALSQGTVVVEAALQSGSLITARQAVEQGKEVFAIPGSIHSPQSRGCHALLKQGAKLVETAQDVLEELPALGVPRVAEERAAPAVHGEPDPLLQALGFDPVSLDALVARTGTPAPALQAKLLELELRGEVARLPGGLFQRIALA comes from the coding sequence GTGGAACGCGAGGAGCTGGCCGGCTGGCTGCGCCTCGCGCTCGCGCCGGGCATCGGCAACAGCGCCGCGCGCAAGCTGCTGGGCGCTTTCGGCCTGCCCGAAGCGATCTTCCGGCAAGGCCGGGCGGCGCTCGAGCAGGTGGTGACGCCGGCGCAGGCGGAAGCCCTGCGCAGCGAACCGGCCGAGCTGCCGGGCCTGGTCGAGGCCACCTGGCAGTGGCTGACCGCCGCCGACGCACGCCAGCCGCGGCACGCGCTCACCCTGGCCGACGCCCGCTATCCCGCCGCCCTGCTGCAGATCGCCGATCCGCCCCTGATCCTCTACGTTACCGGGCCGCTGGCGCAGCCCTGGCCGGCCGGCCTCGCGATGGTCGGCAGCCGCAACCCGACCCCGCAAGGCATCGGCAACGCCCGCCAATTCGCCGCGGCCTTCGCCCGCTCGGGCTGGACGGTGGTCTCCGGCCTGGCGCTGGGCATCGATGCCGCCGCCCACGAGGGCGCGCTCGAGGGCGCGGCCGCCGGCACCCTGGCCACCATCGCCGTGGTGGGCACCGGCCTGGATCGGGTGTACCCGAAGCAGAACCTCGCGCTGGCCCACCGCGTCGCGCAGCAGGGCCTGGTGGTCAGCGAGTACCCGATCGGCACGCCGCCGCTGGCGGCCAACTTCCCGCGGCGCAACCGCATCATCGCGGCCCTCAGCCAGGGCACGGTGGTGGTCGAGGCGGCCCTGCAGTCCGGCTCGCTGATCACCGCGCGGCAGGCGGTGGAGCAGGGCAAGGAGGTGTTCGCGATTCCCGGCTCGATCCATTCGCCGCAATCGCGCGGCTGCCATGCGCTCCTCAAGCAAGGCGCCAAGCTGGTGGAAACGGCGCAGGACGTGCTGGAGGAACTGCCGGCGCTCGGCGTTCCCCGGGTCGCCGAGGAGCGCGCGGCGCCCGCGGTGCATGGCGAGCCGGATCCACTGCTGCAAGCGCTGGGCTTCGATCCGGTGAGCCTGGACGCCCTGGTCGCGCGCACCGGCACGCCCGCGCCGGCGCTGCAGGCGAAGCTGCTCGAACTCGAGCTGCGCGGCGAGGTCGCGCGCCTGCCCGGCGGCCTGTTCCAGCGCATCGCGCTGGCCTAA
- a CDS encoding DUF494 domain-containing protein yields MFEVLVFVYENYWRGDACPELEQLERKLAAHGFDPDEITEALTWLDGLNFAAQSACASIQSTALAELPASNVSMRVYSVAEQEHLGARCLGFISFLATAGVLPAAMREIVLDRAMAAPGDPVSLDDLKIIVLMVYWSFGHEPDALVLDELCESPEGRLAH; encoded by the coding sequence ATGTTCGAAGTACTCGTTTTCGTTTACGAAAACTACTGGCGTGGCGATGCCTGCCCCGAGCTTGAGCAACTTGAACGCAAGCTGGCGGCCCATGGCTTCGACCCCGACGAGATCACCGAAGCGCTGACCTGGCTCGATGGCCTGAACTTCGCGGCGCAAAGCGCCTGCGCATCGATCCAGTCCACCGCTCTCGCCGAGCTACCGGCGTCCAACGTGAGCATGCGGGTGTACTCGGTGGCCGAGCAGGAACACCTGGGCGCGCGCTGCCTGGGCTTCATCTCCTTCCTGGCGACTGCCGGCGTGCTGCCCGCGGCCATGCGCGAGATCGTGCTCGATCGCGCCATGGCGGCGCCCGGCGATCCGGTGTCGCTGGACGACCTCAAGATCATCGTGCTGATGGTGTACTGGAGTTTCGGCCACGAGCCCGATGCGCTCGTGCTCGACGAGCTGTGCGAGTCGCCCGAGGGGCGGCTGGCTCACTGA
- a CDS encoding DUF1631 family protein, with protein MSADRLQPANGAVLGRKAREQFVAKARACLAPMGEAIRNRLSEIPQSGVGAREMQDRREALMDFDQKGAAFLQGTAAAWLKAVDPPTATARVRLDALSLELVDEEVVDRKILASRLALTLGEKAAWELKDLKVRMQYLDGEEQASTDVLRPEALCQLLVEQWFAAGLTRPGWDVSQAAISKTLQEHLAKAFGSVNEYLVANNVMRDIDLSVRVRRGSASTARGGAAEPPDTGTGAPDSGLGPPGGPQGPRAGAPLRSGGAAGAPGGIGGAMPGGVSGGMAAAGAGVHTGVGGYPATGIGGARPTGVADETRMMTSSPPLARARARAAGVLGQLKRLLGDRVAGYDAAPPTRPSPALAQALAYHSTHVEHVQAGLRRGEGPASFIYDDAAVQHVAGDLRRRSGELKKQAATSSEKATIEIVALMFQSILSEDRIPPGIRVWFARLQMPVLRVAIAEPEFFGSLDHPARLLIDRMGSCVLGFNAAAVGGGALEAEVKRVVQVIEQYPETGRRVFQLVYEEFQKFLSKFLTEKDQTQRVVSVAQQVEQKETLAIQYTIELRNMLADIPVREEIREFLFKVWAEVLAVGAIKHGPRHQETLALKSAASELVWAASAKPNRAERARVIQDLPPLLTRLRQGMALIGITGNAQEAHIKIIGDTLADAFQSKTESIAPASIEAMAKRLAHLEDFVAQDPATDLPLDRESVEMMLGIDASTIEVIADGGSRPSAGMLSWAQELQLGTWFSLDHNGATVQVQYVWSSERRQLHLFAAPEGRSYLVQVKRLAAYLQAGLMLPAEEEALTVRATRDALAKLDANPERLLQ; from the coding sequence GTGAGCGCAGACCGGCTGCAACCCGCCAACGGCGCCGTCCTCGGTCGCAAGGCACGGGAGCAGTTCGTCGCGAAGGCGCGGGCCTGCCTCGCGCCCATGGGCGAGGCCATCCGCAACCGCCTGTCCGAAATCCCGCAGTCCGGCGTCGGTGCGCGCGAGATGCAGGACCGGCGCGAGGCGCTGATGGACTTCGACCAGAAAGGGGCGGCTTTCCTGCAGGGCACGGCCGCCGCCTGGCTCAAGGCAGTGGACCCGCCGACCGCGACGGCGCGCGTGCGCCTGGACGCCCTGAGCCTGGAGCTGGTGGACGAGGAAGTCGTCGACCGCAAGATCCTGGCCTCGCGCCTCGCGCTGACCCTGGGCGAGAAGGCGGCGTGGGAGCTCAAGGACCTGAAGGTGCGCATGCAGTACCTGGACGGCGAGGAGCAGGCCAGCACCGACGTGCTGCGGCCCGAGGCCCTGTGCCAGTTGCTGGTCGAGCAGTGGTTCGCGGCCGGGCTGACCCGGCCCGGCTGGGACGTGTCCCAGGCTGCCATCAGCAAGACCTTGCAGGAGCACCTCGCCAAGGCCTTCGGCTCGGTCAACGAATACCTGGTCGCGAACAATGTGATGCGCGACATCGACCTCAGTGTGCGCGTGCGCCGCGGCAGCGCGTCCACTGCACGCGGCGGCGCAGCGGAGCCGCCCGACACGGGCACCGGCGCGCCGGACAGCGGGCTGGGCCCCCCGGGGGGCCCACAGGGGCCCAGGGCAGGGGCGCCGCTGCGCTCGGGTGGCGCCGCCGGCGCGCCGGGCGGCATCGGCGGCGCAATGCCCGGTGGGGTGTCCGGCGGCATGGCGGCGGCCGGTGCGGGCGTGCACACCGGTGTCGGCGGCTATCCGGCCACCGGCATCGGCGGCGCGCGGCCGACCGGCGTGGCGGACGAAACACGCATGATGACCTCGAGTCCGCCGCTGGCGCGCGCGCGTGCGCGCGCCGCCGGCGTGCTCGGCCAGCTCAAACGCCTGCTCGGCGACCGGGTGGCGGGCTACGACGCGGCGCCGCCCACCCGGCCGTCGCCGGCGCTGGCCCAGGCCCTGGCCTACCACTCCACCCATGTCGAGCACGTACAGGCCGGGCTGCGGCGGGGCGAGGGCCCCGCCAGCTTCATCTATGACGATGCCGCCGTGCAGCACGTGGCCGGCGACCTGCGGCGCCGCAGCGGCGAGCTGAAGAAGCAGGCCGCGACTTCCAGCGAGAAGGCCACGATCGAGATCGTGGCCCTGATGTTCCAGAGCATCCTGTCCGAGGACCGCATCCCGCCCGGCATCCGCGTGTGGTTCGCCCGCCTGCAGATGCCGGTGCTGCGGGTGGCTATCGCCGAGCCCGAGTTCTTCGGCTCGCTCGACCATCCGGCCCGCCTGCTGATCGACCGCATGGGTTCCTGCGTCCTGGGCTTCAATGCGGCCGCGGTCGGCGGCGGCGCGCTGGAGGCCGAAGTCAAGCGGGTGGTGCAGGTGATCGAGCAGTACCCCGAGACCGGCCGGCGCGTGTTCCAGCTCGTGTACGAGGAGTTCCAGAAGTTCCTGTCGAAGTTCCTGACCGAGAAGGACCAGACGCAGCGCGTGGTGAGCGTGGCGCAGCAGGTGGAGCAGAAGGAAACGCTGGCGATCCAGTACACCATCGAGCTGCGCAACATGCTGGCGGACATCCCCGTGCGCGAGGAGATCCGCGAGTTCCTGTTCAAGGTCTGGGCCGAGGTGCTGGCGGTGGGCGCCATCAAGCACGGGCCGCGGCACCAGGAAACGCTGGCGCTGAAGTCCGCGGCGTCCGAGCTCGTGTGGGCCGCCAGCGCCAAACCGAACCGCGCCGAACGCGCGCGCGTGATCCAGGACCTGCCCCCGCTGCTGACGCGCCTGCGCCAGGGCATGGCTCTGATCGGCATCACCGGCAACGCCCAGGAAGCGCACATCAAGATCATCGGCGACACCCTGGCCGATGCGTTTCAGTCGAAGACCGAGTCGATCGCGCCGGCGAGCATCGAGGCGATGGCCAAGCGCCTCGCCCACCTGGAAGATTTCGTGGCCCAAGATCCGGCCACCGACCTGCCGCTGGACCGCGAGAGCGTCGAAATGATGCTCGGCATCGACGCCTCGACGATCGAGGTGATCGCCGACGGCGGCTCGCGCCCGAGCGCCGGCATGCTGTCCTGGGCCCAGGAGCTGCAGCTGGGCACCTGGTTCTCGCTGGACCACAACGGCGCGACCGTGCAGGTGCAGTACGTCTGGAGCAGCGAACGCCGGCAGCTGCACCTGTTCGCGGCGCCCGAGGGCCGCAGCTACCTGGTCCAGGTCAAGCGTCTGGCCGCCTACCTGCAGGCCGGCTTGATGCTGCCGGCGGAAGAGGAAGCGCTGACGGTGCGCGCCACGCGCGACGCCCTGGCCAAGCTGGACGCCAATCCCGAGCGCCTGCTGCAATAG